TAGATTGCCGCAAGGTGCTGTAATTTCAGTGCTTTGCGGCATTTTTCGTTCAGATAACGATATGTACACGCTATCGACACATCTCGCGGATATGTCGATAAAATGCGAAAATATCGACATATATTCTTGACATGTCGATGCCATCGACATATGCTGTCAATGTGTCGATAAAAACGCGAAACGTCGACATATTGCAGTAATGTGTCGATGACGTAAACATATGCCGAAATGGGATCCGACAAAGCCTTATCAAGAGCTGCCAAAACTTCCACCAAAGGCAGATATCGAGACAAAGAGAGTCCTTCGGAAGTGCATCGAGGCACGAGCTGCCCTTGCCGAACTCAAACAGGCTGCGGAATTGATCCCCGATCCGTCGATGCTGATCAACACATTGCCGCTTTTGGAGGCAAAGGCGAGTTCAGAGATCGAGAACATCGTCACAACAACCGACAAATTGTTTGAGTATCTGAACAGCGAAAGAAACGCCGACCCTGCGACCAAAGAGGCGTTGCGATACAGCACCGCGCTATTTCAAGGCTTCGATGCACTGTCGAAATATCGGCTGAGTACGCGAACGGCAGAGGAAATATGCTCGCGGATAAAAGGCGTCGAGATGCGTGTTCGCCGCGTTCCTGGGACTGCGTTAGGCAATCAGGCGACGGGCGACATTGTATACACGCCGCCGGTCGGTGAGGATGTCTTGCGTGAATTGCTCGCAAACTGGGAGCGATTTCTCCACAATGAGACCGAGATCGACCCGCTGATACGGCTTGCGGTCGCCCATTATCAGTTTGAGGCGATACACCCATTCACCGACGGCAATGGGCGAACCGGGCGAGTCATCAACAGCCTTTTTCTGATCGAACAACAGTTGCTGAGCATTCCGGTTCTGTATCTCAGCCGATACATCCTCGACCGCAGGGCCGATTACAACCGCCTGCTGCTATCGGTCACGCAGGACGGAGCGTGGGAAAATTGGATCGAGTTCATGCTAGAAGGCATAGCGGACACGGCGCGATGGACCACAAACAAGATCGCTGCCATACGTGAACTAGCCGATGTCACCGCCGAATACGTCAAGGCTAAACTGCCGAGAGTATATAGCAATGAGTTGATCAGTCTCATCTTTGAACGCCCGTACTGCCGCATCGGAAATGTAGTAGATAAAGGCATCGCCAAACGCCAAACAGCCTCTGTATACTTAAAGCAACTAGTTGACATCGGCGTCCTCGTCGAAAATGCAGAACTCAAGGAAAAACTGTTCATCAATCCGAGGCTGATGACGTTACTGTCGGATGAATCAAATAGTTTCGACTCGTATTGATCGAATCGGTAATTTTCTGGTGATCGGCGTAACCGACTATCAGTAATGAAAATGAATGTTCTACGACGAATTCGACAGGTGATCCTGATCCTACTAACGGTAGTGACGGCTCTCCTTGCAGGAGCGTACGCGGGCTACGAATTAGGGAGTACCGAACATATGTCCTTTCAAATTCTTCACAGCAGATTCCCATATATGGCAAGCCACTTCGTAGTTGTTTGTGCATGCTCCGGACTGTTGACGATCATCATACTGTTTGAAAGGCTCTTCTTCTGGCTCTCCCAGGGTGTTGCCGCAGTCTTGATCATTTATTCGAGCATTAGAATCTGGGAGCTATTCGCTCAGCTGAGGTTTTCGTTCAGCCAAGATGCCATAGCTAAGGTTGACACGTGGTTCTTGCCATTGATGTATTTTGGTCTCGGATCATGGATTGCGTTCGTCGCAATTCAGGTCGCGGCCGTAGGTCTAAAAATTGTAAAGAAGGGAAATGATTAACGTAATTGGCGGTGGGCTTGCGGGTGTTGAGGCGGCTTGGCAGGCGGCGAAGTTGGGTGCGCAGGTGCGGCTTTATGAGATGCGGCCCGTGATGCAGACGCCCGCGCATCGGACGGACAGGCTCGCGGAGATCGTGTGTTCTAATTCGCTAAAGACCGACGAGCCCGGCACAGCGCCTTATCTATTAAAAGAGGAACTCCGCCGCGGCGGTTCGCTCGTGATGGAAGCCGCCGCAGCGACACGCGTTCCGGCGGGTGCGGCACTGTCCGTCGATCGCGTCAAGTTTGCTGAGCTGATCACCGAACGCATCGAGGCACATCCGAATATCGACGTCATCCGTGAGGAAGTTACGAGTTTATACGTCGGGGCGCAGGCTGCCAGCCTGCAGAACGATGGTGACGGAAGCAGGCAGGCTGCCTGCGGTCCGACGATCATCGCAACAGGGCCGCTCACGTCCGACGCGTTGACGTTGGAGATAATGAAATTCACCGGCGACGATCAGTTGTATTTTTACGATGCGATCGCGCCGATAATTGCGGCGGAGAGCATCGATATGTCCATCGCCTGGAAAGCTGCGAGGTATGACAAAGGCGGTGCCGATTACATAAATTGTCCGATGGACCGTGAGCAGTATGAGCGTTTCATCGCAGAACTTCTCGAGGCAAAGTCCGTCCCGCTCAAGCGTTTCGAGGAAACGCATTGGTTCGAGAGCTGTCTGCCGATCGAGGAGATCGCACGCCGCGGGCCCGAGACCTTGCGGTTCGGCCCGATGAAGCCGAAGGGTTTGCGTCATCCGAAAACCGGCAAAGAGCCGTACGCGTGCGTCCAACTCCGCCAAGAAAACCTGATGGCGGACGCTTACGGCATGGTCGGTTTCCAGAATCATCTTCGCTACGGCGAACAGGAACGATTATTGAGAATGATCCCGGGTTTGGAGAACGCCGAGTTTCTGCAGTTTGGCCAGATACATCGCAACACGTTCATCAACAGCCCGCAGATATTGAACGAAACGCTCGCGACAAAAGCCGAACCGAACCTGTTTTTCGCCGGCC
This sequence is a window from Acidobacteriota bacterium. Protein-coding genes within it:
- a CDS encoding Fic family protein — translated: MPKWDPTKPYQELPKLPPKADIETKRVLRKCIEARAALAELKQAAELIPDPSMLINTLPLLEAKASSEIENIVTTTDKLFEYLNSERNADPATKEALRYSTALFQGFDALSKYRLSTRTAEEICSRIKGVEMRVRRVPGTALGNQATGDIVYTPPVGEDVLRELLANWERFLHNETEIDPLIRLAVAHYQFEAIHPFTDGNGRTGRVINSLFLIEQQLLSIPVLYLSRYILDRRADYNRLLLSVTQDGAWENWIEFMLEGIADTARWTTNKIAAIRELADVTAEYVKAKLPRVYSNELISLIFERPYCRIGNVVDKGIAKRQTASVYLKQLVDIGVLVENAELKEKLFINPRLMTLLSDESNSFDSY
- the trmFO gene encoding methylenetetrahydrofolate--tRNA-(uracil(54)-C(5))-methyltransferase (FADH(2)-oxidizing) TrmFO, whose protein sequence is MINVIGGGLAGVEAAWQAAKLGAQVRLYEMRPVMQTPAHRTDRLAEIVCSNSLKTDEPGTAPYLLKEELRRGGSLVMEAAAATRVPAGAALSVDRVKFAELITERIEAHPNIDVIREEVTSLYVGAQAASLQNDGDGSRQAACGPTIIATGPLTSDALTLEIMKFTGDDQLYFYDAIAPIIAAESIDMSIAWKAARYDKGGADYINCPMDREQYERFIAELLEAKSVPLKRFEETHWFESCLPIEEIARRGPETLRFGPMKPKGLRHPKTGKEPYACVQLRQENLMADAYGMVGFQNHLRYGEQERLLRMIPGLENAEFLQFGQIHRNTFINSPQILNETLATKAEPNLFFAGQITGVEGYVESVATGWLAGINAVRTLRGEPLITAPQTSAIGALCRYVSNVETKNFQPVNITFGLLEPLPVELRKIHKRKRERHMVQVERALVDWDEWMRSLQTRGDGDAEKRRATP